The Nitrospirales bacterium genome includes a window with the following:
- a CDS encoding polymer-forming cytoskeletal protein has translation MFGRNNNAENDQSSGFTEGATPMGNAKPFDLDKAAGDVIAFVGEGVTFKGTIRYKGSVRVDGRLEGEIFTDGILIVGEKAIISAKIEAGTIACQGRITGDIVAKERVKLMSPAVFEGSVKTPSISMDEGVLFNGTCVMPKPGESKTKDSSFVGKSEETLKVS, from the coding sequence ATGTTTGGAAGAAATAACAACGCTGAAAATGATCAATCTTCAGGCTTTACGGAGGGGGCCACGCCAATGGGAAATGCCAAACCATTCGATCTCGACAAAGCTGCCGGTGATGTCATTGCCTTTGTAGGAGAGGGCGTCACATTTAAGGGAACTATTCGTTACAAGGGGTCCGTACGAGTTGACGGCCGTCTTGAGGGTGAAATATTTACGGATGGGATCCTTATCGTCGGTGAAAAGGCCATCATTTCAGCGAAAATCGAAGCCGGGACGATTGCCTGCCAGGGGCGGATTACCGGTGACATCGTGGCTAAGGAGCGAGTGAAGCTCATGTCTCCTGCGGTATTTGAGGGATCAGTTAAAACACCCTCGATTTCAATGGATGAAGGCGTCCTTTTTAATGGGACATGTGTCATGCCCAAACCAGGAGAGAGTAAGACCAAAGATTCCTCTTTCGTCGGAAAATCGGAAGAGACCCTCAAAGTATCCTAA
- a CDS encoding polymer-forming cytoskeletal protein, protein MWGEKGKPKKETIFEDDHYTFLGKGVDFKGKAQFEGTVRVDGHFEGEITTDDTLIIGEHAVIKGTIIGGTIVSGGRVEGNITATNKVQLLKPAVLIGDVHSPGFSMEDGVYFHGMCDMGAAPAQVFDVEADHQENGNHGSKSLQVAHDS, encoded by the coding sequence ATGTGGGGCGAGAAAGGAAAACCGAAAAAAGAGACCATCTTTGAGGACGACCATTATACTTTTCTTGGGAAAGGGGTGGACTTCAAAGGCAAAGCGCAATTCGAGGGCACAGTTCGCGTTGACGGCCATTTTGAGGGTGAAATTACGACCGATGACACGTTAATCATCGGGGAGCATGCGGTGATTAAGGGGACGATCATCGGAGGAACCATCGTGAGTGGTGGCCGAGTGGAAGGGAACATCACGGCAACGAACAAGGTTCAACTCCTCAAACCCGCCGTGCTCATCGGAGATGTTCATAGTCCGGGATTTTCCATGGAGGATGGTGTATACTTTCATGGCATGTGCGATATGGGCGCGGCGCCGGCCCAGGTCTTCGATGTTGAGGCTGATCATCAAGAAAACGGAAACCATGGTTCCAAAAGCCTTCAAGTTGCCCACGATTCATAA
- a CDS encoding ParB/RepB/Spo0J family partition protein, with translation MEKKALGKGLQALLPEKKSVNWSVGEEVKYLSVDQIIPNRYQPRKTFDESEISDLAASVKEHGVLQPVIVRRTGDGAFELIAGERRLRAAKIAGLAAIPALVRLSNDEKSLALALVENVQRQNLNPMEEARAYTQLIDDFGLIQEQVSTAVGKDRSTVANLIRLLSLPREIQDFIEHRQISLGHAKVLLGLKQAEKQVSIARQIIRDSLSVRAAEIIVNKAKNNNIPRTVMRKSNEFFHVEEQVRRRLGSKVHIAKSRKGGKLIIHFFSEEELERIVGSILE, from the coding sequence GAAGAGGTCAAATACCTTTCTGTTGATCAAATCATTCCCAATAGATACCAGCCGAGAAAAACGTTCGATGAGTCTGAAATATCAGACCTCGCCGCGTCCGTAAAAGAACATGGGGTTCTTCAACCCGTCATTGTCAGGCGAACCGGTGATGGTGCGTTTGAACTCATCGCCGGTGAAAGGCGGTTAAGGGCGGCAAAAATTGCTGGCCTTGCGGCGATCCCTGCATTGGTTCGTCTCTCGAACGATGAAAAGTCATTGGCTCTGGCGCTTGTTGAGAATGTGCAACGGCAAAACCTCAACCCCATGGAAGAGGCTCGTGCCTATACGCAGCTCATCGATGACTTTGGTCTTATCCAGGAGCAGGTCTCTACGGCAGTGGGGAAAGATCGATCGACTGTCGCGAATTTAATTCGCCTGTTGTCTCTCCCAAGGGAAATCCAAGATTTCATCGAACATCGTCAAATTTCTTTGGGTCACGCCAAGGTGTTATTAGGCCTCAAACAGGCCGAAAAGCAGGTTTCTATCGCTCGGCAAATTATTCGCGATAGCCTGTCAGTTCGCGCGGCAGAAATCATTGTAAACAAGGCGAAAAACAACAATATCCCTCGTACAGTCATGAGAAAGTCCAATGAGTTTTTTCATGTGGAAGAACAGGTCAGGCGTCGACTCGGTTCCAAGGTGCATATTGCCAAAAGCCGGAAGGGAGGAAAGCTTATTATTCACTTCTTTTCAGAGGAGGAGCTTGAAAGAATCGTTGGTTCGATATTGGAATGA